TAACCTTAACCAAGAATTATAAAAAGTAATACTAAAATAAAAACTATGAACCGACAAAATTTTTATACGTTTCTGCAAAAACATATTCTTCTTATGATAGGGCTTTCCCTGTTGCCCGGCCTGGCCTATATAGGATTGGCATGGCTTAACGGTATTGCCATGCCTGCACTTGTGTGGTATGGTTTGATGCTGCTTGTTTCCTGGTGGGGTTGGTCTTTGTATAAAGAGTACAGACCTGAACAGATGTCATCCGGAGATCTGAAGAACTGGTATCTGAAACTGATGGTTTTTTTCTATATTATTTTTGCATTGTGGAGTCTGATCTTCGTACTTTATGCCAATGAGGTCGAAAGCAGACTGCACTATATCGCCATATTTACCCAGTTGGGTGCTGCGGTTGTGGCTTCAACCCTGTTGATCTCGGACAAACGGCTCTTTTTCCCTGTGCTTGTGATCCTGATGCTGCCGCTGGTGATCTATTTTTCACTGATAGGGGAGTGGTATGGTTATGTCCTCTCCATTTTTTCTCTGATATTGTGGGGTGTACTGTTGTATGCTTCCGACAAGAGTTACCAAATGCTGCAGAAGAACTACTATCAGGCGCAGCATGATGCGCTCACCGGCCTTTTCAACCGCCGTTATTTCGTAGACTATATGGACCACCTGATCAAAAGAGTACAGTATTCCCAAAAATTCGCCTATATCCTCCTGATCGATCTGGACCACTTCAAGACCATCAATGATACACTCGGGCATGAGATCGGTGACAAAGTCCTCATAGAAGTGGCCAGGCGTATCAAGGATTTTTGCGGAAAGGATCATCTTATCTCCCGTCTCGGCGGGGATGAGTTCACCATTATCAGCGAAGAGTTCGAGTATATGGAACACTGCCGTGAGATCTCGCATACCTTTGCCAAGAAACTGCTTCAACGTTTGAAAGAACCCTACCTGATCGAGCGCCATCATCTCTATCTGAGTGCCAGTATCGGAGTGAACGGGATAGGACATAAATCTTCGGAAGCAAGACATTTCATCAAAGAAGCCGATATCGCCATGTATGAGGCAAAAGCTCAGGGACGTGACGGTATCATCGTTTTCAATGAGGCTTTGGCAAAGAGGGTAGAGTACCATCTTGAACTGGAGAGAAGACTCTATTTCGCGCTGGAACACAATGAGATAGACCTACGCTACCAACCGCAGATGAACAGTAGCAAAGAGCTTGTCGGATGTGAAGTGCTGGTACGCTGGAGAAATGACAAGTTCGGATTCGTACCGCCTGCCGAATTTATCGGTATCGCGGAAAAGACCGGGCTTATCATAGAGTTGGGACATTACATTATGGAAGAGTCCTTCAAAACCTTGCAGACGTGGGATGCACAGGGTATAGAACTGGAACAGTTCTCCATCAACCTCAGTGTACGCCAGTTTTTCAATTCGGACTTTTTGAACCAGGTGGAAGCACTTGCAGAGAAATATCTCAGTGACAGGACCAGAAAGAAGGTCGTGTTTGAAGTGACCGAGACGATACTGATCGAAGATATGTACAAGATCATTGCGATCATGAACAAACTCAGACGTATCGGGATCTCCTTCTCATTGGATGATTTCGGTACAGGGTACTCCTCTTTGAGCTCCCTGCGCCAGATGCCCATCGATGAGCTGAAGGTGGACCGTACCTTTGTCAGCCACATCAACAAGTACGAATCGGACAAACTGATGATCACCACGATCCTGGCGATGGCAAAGATATTCAATCTTAAAACAGTGGCCGAGGGGGTGGAGAACGAAGAGCAGTTCGAATTCCTTAAAAGTAACGGCTGTAATCTCTTCCAGGGCTTCTACTTTTCCAAAGCACTTGAACATCGGGCTTTTGAAACCTTTTATCTGAACAACAGAGAGCAGCGCCAGATAGAGATGAATGAGGAGGAGTAGCAATGCAGGTCATGATGGGGCTCATGGGAATCCTTGTACTCCTTGCCATCGCTGTACTCTTCTCGAACAACCGCCGGGCGATCAGCCTTCGTACCGTTGGCGGAGCCCTGCTGCTTCAATCTTTTGTACCTGCATTTGTCTTGCTGACCGATTCTGGAGCGGCAGTGCTCAAAAGTATCTCTGCCGGGGTACAGACCGTTATTGACTCTGCCAATGCCGGTATCTCTTTTCTTTTCGGGCCTCTGGTCAGCGATAAGATGTTCGAGGTCTTCTCCGGCAACGGCTTCATCTTTGCCTTAAAAGTCCTTCCTGTCATCATCTTCTTCGCTGCGCTGATGTCGGTGCTCTACCATCTCAATATCATGCAGTGGGTCATCAAGGTCTTTGGCGGCGGTCTGCACAAAATGCTTGGAACGAGCAGGACGGAGTCCATGTCCGCTGCTGCAAACATTTTCGTGGGGCAGACAGAGGCACCGCTGGTCGTCAAGCCATATATCGCTTCCATGACACGTTCCGAACTCTTTGCGATCATGGCAGGGGGGCTTGCTTCCGTAGCAGGAGCTGTACTGGTGGGGTATGCTTCCATGGGGATAGAGCTTGACTACCTGATAGCCGCTTCATTCATGGCTGCACCGGGTGGTCTTCTGATGGCCAAGATACTGATACCCGAAACGGAAAAGCCCGATGAGGTCTTTGAAGAACAGATCGTCGAAGAGATGGAAGAGGAGGCAGAAGCGGTCAATGTGCTCGATGCTGCAGCCATCGGTGCCTCTTCCGGGTTGAAACTGGCAGCCAATGTCGGTGCGATGCTTCTGGCCTTCATTGCACTCATAGCACTGCTTAACCTGATGCTTGGCGGCATCGGTGGGTGGTTCGGGCATGGAGAGATCACGATGCAGATGATACTTGGATATCTTTTTGCACCGATTGCCTACATTATCGGTATTCCCTGGAGTGAAGCGGTACAGGCAGGCAGTCTGCTGGGGCAAAAACTGGTCATCAACGAGTTCGTAGCCTATATCGACTTCATCAATATGAAAGATATATTCAGTGAACATTCCAAAGCGATCATCACCGTGGCACTCTGCGGTTTTGCAAATCTCTCCTCCATAGCCATTCTTCTGGGCGGTCTGGGAGTCCTGGCACCCAGCAGAAGGCAGGATATTGCAAAACTCGGACTCAAAGCGGTGTTGGCAGGAACACTTTCAAATTTCATGTCAGCGACGCTGGTAGGGATCTTCCTAAGCCTGTCAGGCTCAGCACTTTAAAGGAGAGATAATGACAGCATTACAGCATGCAGCAAAAGAGGCAATAGCCCTGATGGACCTGACCACGCTCAATGAGGACGATACTGAGGAAAAGGTGATCAAGCTCTGCCGTCAGGCACATACCGCAGCAGGCGATACGGCAGCGGTCTGCATCTACCCGCGTTTTGTTCCTGTGGCAAAAAAGACCCTGCAGGAACAGGGTACACCGCATATCAGAGTGGCGACCGTGACCAATTTCCCCCATGGAGGCGATGATGTCATGGCTGCAGTAACGGAGACCAAAGCAGCCGTGGCCTGCGGAGCGGATGAGGTCGATGTGGTCTTCCCCTACAGGGCACTCATGAGCGGTAACGAAACCGTCGGTTATACACTGGTGAAGGCATGTAAAGAAGCCTGCGGGGATGTGCTGCTAAAAGTCATTATAGAATCCGGGGAACTCAAAAGTCCTGAGCTTATTCAAAAAGCATCCGAGGTCTGCATCGATGCGGGTGCGGATTTCATAAAGACTTCTACAGGAAAGGTACCTGTTAATGCTACACTGGAAGCGGCAGAGATCATGTTGAAGGTGATCGAGAAGAAAAACAGAAATACAGGTTTCAAAGCTGCAGGCGGAGTGAGAGATGCCCAAACGGCCAAAGCCTACATTGACCTTGCAAAAGAGATATTGGGCGAGGAGTGGGTGAATGCAAGCCATTTCCGTTTTGGTGCCTCCAGCCTTCTGAACGCTCTTTTGGCCGTTTTGGACCTTGGAAGCGAAACAGAGAGTGAAGGATACTGATGAGACGTACGGTCATACTGCTCCTGGATTCATTCGGGCTTGGCGGTGCGGAAGATGCTGACAGGTTCGTAGGAGAGACGGCAGAAGGAGAAACGTTCACTGATATGTTCTCCAATACGCTTGGGCATATTGCCCAGGCATGTTTTGAAGGAAAGGCAGAAAAGGGGCGCAGCGGTCCCCTGGACATTTCCAGTCTGAATAGACTCGGGATTGGTCGTGCCTGTCTTGAGAGTTCTGGTTTCTTCCCTCCCGGACTGGATGAATCGGTGGAGCCTGTGGCTGCCTATGGCTATGCCAAAGAACGTTCTACGGGGAAAGATACCACAAGCGGGCACTGGGAGATCACCGGTGTGCCGGTTAAGTTCGAATGGGGTTACTTTAAGGACAAACAAAACAGTTTTCCTCCTGAACTGCTCGACGAGCTCATAGAGCGGGGAGGGATTCCCGGTGTGCTTGGAAACTGCCACGCTTCGGGTACGACGATCCTGCAGGAGCTTGGCGAAGAGCATATGGCTACGGGCAAACCCATTGTCTATACCTCTGCGGATTCCGTCTTCCAGATCGCCTGCCATGAAGAGACCTTCGGTCTGGAGCGGCTCTATGAGCTCTGCATTCTTGCACGTGAATTGGTGGACAAATACAATATTGCCAGAGTGATCGCGCGGCCTTTCATCGGTACAGATAAAAGCAATTTCAAACGTACAGGGAACCGGCATGACTATTCCGTACCTCCACCGAAGCCTACACTGCTTGAGAAAATGAAAGAGGTAGGAGGAGAGGTCGTAAGCGTTGGGAAGATCTCCGATATCTTCGCGACACAGGGTATTACCAAAGCAGTCAAGGCAACCGGTCTTGAAGTACTCTTCGATGCAAGTTTGGAGGCACTGAATGAGGCGGGAGACCAGACGATCATCTTTACCAACTTCGTGAATTTCGATGCCGATTTTGGGCATAGACGTGATGTTTCGGGCTATGCTGCCGCATTGGAATATTTTGACAGGCGTTTGCCGGAGATGATCCTCTCGCTTGAAGATGACGACCTGCTCGTGCTGACCGCGGACCACGGCTGCGACCCGACATGGAAGGGAACGGACCATACGCGTGAACATATTCCTGTCATCTTCTACGGAAAGCATGTCAAAGCCGGTTTTGTAGGCGGGCGGGAGAGTTTTGCTGACATAGGCCAGACCATCGCAGAATATCACGGACTTGAACCCCTGGATGCAGGAGAGAGTTTTTACTCAGAGATCAAATTATAAGGAGAAGAGAATGGCTACACCACATATCAATGCAGAACGGGGAGATTTTGCCAGGACGGTCCTGCTTCCCGGAGACCCGCTGAGGGCCAAATACATTGCCGATACTTTTCTGGAAGATGTCCGACAGGTGAACGATGTTCGCAATATGCTGGGTTTTACCGGAACCTACAAAGGCAAAGAGGTCTCCGTGATGGGATCGGGAATGGGGATCCCCTCTTGTTCCATCTATGCCAAAGAGCTCATTACCGAGTTCGGGGTGGAGAACATCATTCGTGTGGGAAGCTGCGGTGCGGTGAGTCCGGAGGTGAAAGTGCGTGATGTCATCATCGGTATGGGGGCTTCCACCGATTCCAAGGTGAACCGTATGCGTTTTGCCGGCCATGATTTTGCAGCACTGGCCGACTACGGACTGCTTCGCAAAGCGGTCGATGCAGCCGATGCAGCCGGCATCAATGTTAAGGTCGGCAATATCTTCTCGGCCGATCTGTTCTACACGCCTGCACCCGAAATGTTCGATACGATGGAAAAGTACAATATCCTCGGTGTGGAGATGGAAGCGGCAGGTCTCTACGGTGTGGCTGCAGAGTTTGGTGCCAAAGCATTGGCCATACTGACCGTCTCAGACCATATCAGAACAGGGGAGGTCACGACATCCGAGGAACGGCAGAGTTCGTTCAACGAGATGATTGTCGTGGCGCTCGATTCACTTCTGGACCAATAGGGATCGGGGATGAAAAGAGGATCACTGCATGCACTCATAGCCGTTTTCCTGCTCCTGTCGCTGCCGCTTCAGGCGGAAGACCCGGAAGTGATGCACCAGCTCTCTGAAGTACATGAAACGGGAAAAAAAGTGAAGAGTAAAGAATTCCTTACACCCAACTACATCTTCTGGGATATTTCCATGAACTATCTGGACTGGAGCAGCGGTACGGAACAGCGGGCGAAAGGAAAAACGGATTTCTCCGATTTCGTCTATCTGGAGCTTGAAGGCGGTGCAGGCTGGGACTGGGGAGAGTTCTACTTTTTTGCAGACCTGGAGAACCCGACGAAAAGCTGGGATAATGTGCCCACAGATGACAGGCGTGTTGTTATAAAACCTATTCTCGATGTCAAACTTGGAGAGACAGGTCTCTATATTCATTTGCAAGACTATTTCCTGAAATCGAAGACCTTCTTTGTAAACAATCTTGTACCCGGTATTGCATACAAATACAGTATTGAGTGTTTCTGGATACGTCCGTTCATCGGCCCGCATTTTCAGGAGAGTACCTTTTATGACGGCTTCAACGGCTGGATGGCCGGATGGGTCTTCGCATATGATTTCAGGATATCCGGGCAGAAATTCTCTCTGACCAACTGGCATGAATTTGAATGGGGACGTGATGAAGAGCACTACCTCTATGAGGGTGAGCCGGTCGGTGACGGGCGCAGTCACGGTGTACAGGGTGCGCTTGCACTATGGTGGATGCCCATAAAAGAGATCACGGCAGGGGTACAGTACCGCTACAACAATTACAAACTGGGGCTGGATGCGTATGCGACCGCGCTGATCTATTCGCTCAAATATAATTTTTAAGGGGAAACGACATGTATTTACCGCAGGAGATCATCAGAAGAAAACGTGACGGCAAAGTACTGAGTGCCGAAGAGATCGCATTTTTTGTCAAGGGGATCGCCGATGAGAGTATCTCCGAAGGGCAGGTGGCAGCCTTTGCCATGGCGGTCTATTTTCAGGATATGAATATGGATGAACGTGTGGCACTGGCCATGGGAATGCGCGATTCGGGTACGGTACTGGAGTGGGACTCTCTCGGCCTGGACGGTCCTGTGGTGGACAAACACTCCACGGGCGGTGTAGGAGATGTGGTCTCCCTGATGCTCGGGCCGATGGTGGCAGCCTGCGGCGGATATGTACCGATGATCTCTGGCAGGGGACTGGGGCATACCGGCGGTACGCTTGACAAGTTCGATGCCATTCCAGGCTACAACACTTCGCCGGACAATGCATTGTTCAGAAAGGTGGTCAAAGAGGTTGGTGTGGCGATCATCGGCCAGACGGGCGATCTCGCCCCTGCGGACAAACGTTTCTACAGCATACGCGATGTGACGGCGACGGTGGAGTCCATACCGCTCATTACCGCTTCCATCCTCTCCAAGAAACTGGCTGCGGGACTCGATGCCCTGGTGATGGATGTCAAAGCGGGAAGCGGTGCATTCATGCCGGATTATGAAGGTTCCAAAGCACTTGCACAGAGTATCGTGGCCGTGGCCAACGGGGCAGAATGCAGAACGACAGCGCTGATCACCAATATGGACCAGGTGCTTGCCTCGAGTGCCGGAAACGCAGTCGAAGTACGTGAAGCAGTGGAGTATCTGAACGGGACCTACCGAAATCTGCGCCTGCATGATGTGACCATGGCGCTGTGTACGGAGATGCTGCTGCTTGGCGGACTTGCCGCAGACGAGGTTGAGGCAAAAGCAAAACTGCAGGCGGTACTGGATAGCGGCAAAGCTGCAGAGGTATTTGCCAGGATGGTCACAGCCCTGGGCAGCCCGGCGGATTTTATGCAGAAGTATGATGGTTACCTTGAGAAAGCGGAGATCATCAGGCCGGTCTATGCTGTCAAAGAGGGGGTCGTTGCTTCCATGGATACACGCCGGATCGGGCTGGCCGTCGTGGCCATGGGTGGAGGGAGACGGAAACCTACGGACAGCATCGACTATGCCGTCGGATTCTCAGACTTCATTTCTTTGGGAGAGAGAGCGGATGAGAACAGGCCGCTTGCCATGGTGCATGCACGTACCGAAGCACAGTATGAAGAGTCAAAGGCACGATTGCTTGCAGCAATAAGCATCGAAGCAGAATGCCAGGCTTGCGAACCGATGGTCTTCGAAAAGATCACTCTGGAGGATCTGTCGTGATGAATCTTTTTTCCGAATTGAACAATCTGCTTGAGAATGCCTATGCCCCGTATTCAGGATTCCATGTGGCGTCCATTGTTGTTACAGAAGAGGGGAAGCACTACAAGGGTGTCAATGTGGAGTCCGTAGCTTATCCTACGACTATCTGTGCCGAAAGAAATGCCATTTTTTCAGCGGTCACAGAGGGGATCAGGCCCGGGGAGATCAAAGAGGTACACATTCTTGCAAGAAATGAAGAGGGCAGCTTCATTCCCGCTTTTCCCTGCGGTGCCTGCCGCCAGGTGATTGCCGAGCAGTCTCTCGGGAAAGCAAAGGTCTATGTCTATGCTTCCGCTTCGGAAGTTTCGGAACACACCATCGAGACACTCCTTCCGCATGCATTCATATCGTTGACATAGCCTCTTTTTCAGGCTCTTGACATTCTCATAGTTATATGATATTATTAAATAAAGTTGAGCCTTTAGCTATAAAGGTTCAGGAAAAGGAATCGAAATGACATATCATGAGAATATGAAATATTATAAAATATTAAAAGAGAAAGAACGCATAGTCTGTCTGCTCTGCCAGCACTACTGCCAGCTCAAAGAGGGGCAGGTGGGGATCTGCGGGGTCAACAAGAATGAAAATGGAGAACTGAAGAACCTTGTCTACGGCCATCCGGTGGCACTCAATGTCGACCCGGTCGAAAAGAAGCCGCTTTACCACCTGCTGCCGGGGACCAAAGCGCTTTCCTTCGGAACGGTAGGGTGTAACTTCAAGTGTCCTTTCTGCCAGAACTGGGATATTTCCCAGGAGACGCATATCAACAAACAGATAGAAGTGAGTCCTGAGCGTATGGTAGACCTTGCCTTTGAACACGGGGCTGCTTCCATTGCCTATACCTACAATGAACCCACCATCTTCTACCCCTATGCCAAAGATATCGGTGTGATTGCCAGAGAAAGAGGGCTGAAGAACATCTTCGTAAGCAACGGGTTCGAGTCCAAAGAGATCGTCGAAGATATGCCGAGCTGGCTCGATGCAGCCAATATCGACCTGAAGAGCTGGGATGATGCCTACTACAAAAAGGTCCTCAAAGGCGGGCTTGAAGGGGTGAAGGACACACTCAGAAGAATGGTTGGTGAGGGTATCTGGGTCGAAGTGACCACGCTGATCATTCCCGGAGAGAATGACAGTGACGAAGACTTGAGAGGGATGGCGGAATTCATTGCCAATGAGCTTGGCAGACATGTACCGTGGCATCTGAGTGCCTTCCATCCCGACTACAAGATGCTTGACAAAGAGCGTACGAAGCTCGATACACTGATGCGCGCCAAGAAGATCGGTCAGGAAGCCGGGCTGGAATACATCTATCTTGGAAATGTACCGGTCCACGGCGATACACACTGTCCGGACTGCGGCGAACTGCTGATAGATAGAACGGGGTATTCGGTGACGGTCAACAAGCTGGTGGACGGGCACTGTCCGAAATGTAACAGAGAAATTGAAGGAGTATGGTCATGAGTACAAGAGAAACAGCGGTAGCCGGACAGTTCTATCCGTCCGATGCCAGTGAGATCAAAGCGATGTTCGAACACTATAACAGGATCATCGAGGAGCATCTTCAGAATGAAGAGCTGCTGCATATGAGACCACGAGCGGTCATCGTACCGCATGCCGGATATGTCTATTCGGCATTCACGGCCAATATCGCCATGCGGCTTCTGGGGAATACAGAGGCCAAAAGGGTCGTGGTGATCGGCCCGAGCCATCGTGTCTTTCTGAAAGGAACGAGTATTTCAGATTATGACAGTTACAATACGCCTCTGGGGGCACTGCCTGTCGACAGGGAACTGGTGCATGAACTCAAAAGCCGCTTCGGCCTGCAGTTCATCCCCGATGCCCACCATGAACACAGTACGGAAGTACAGATGCCCTTCGTCAAGACCTATGACACGGATGCATCGGTCGTTGAACTGGTATATGGAGAAGAGGATCCAGCCAGACTGGCCGAGGTGATCGACTATCTGCTGGACGATCCAGCTACGGTGGTGGTCATCTCTACCGACCTGAGCCATTACTATGACATCAAAAAGGCAGAACGGCTTGACAGTATCTGCATGGATGCGGTGCAGAAACTCGATGTGCATGAGCTGCATCAGGGATGCGAGGCGTGTGGGAAGATCGGAGTAGAGGCAATGCTCCTGACTGCCCAGAAGCGTGGATTGAAGCCGATCCTTCTGGATTACAGGACAAGTGCGGATGCCAGCGGTGACACGGCACAGGTCGTAGGCTATATGAGCGCAGCCTTTTTGGGAGAATAAGGAGGAATGAAATGAAAGATATAGAGACATTGATCGACAGTATGATCCTGAACGATGCGCTGCGTACACCGCGTATCATGGAAGCATTCAAAGAGGTGGACAGAAAATATTTCGTTCCCGAATCATTCGGGGAATACATCTATGTGGATGCTCCGCTGCCCATAGGCGAGGACCAGACGATCTCCCAGCCTTCCACAGTCTCCTTTATGCTCGAACTTCTGGAACCCGGAGAGGGAGACAAGATACTCGATATCGGTTCAGGGTCCGGATGGACAACGGCACTGTTGTGCCATATTGTAGGCGAGACGGGCAGTGTAGAAGGATTGGAAAGGAAAGAGGTATTGGTGGAAAAGGGCAGGGAGAATCTTGCCAAATTCAAATTCGGTCCCCGCTGCAGCATCGATAAAGCGGGTGAGGCACTGGGAAGACCAGGTGAAACATTCGACAGGATACTGGTCTCAGCCAGCAGCGACGAGATACCCGAAGTGCTTTTTGAACAGCTCAAACCCGGGGGTATTCTGGTCATTCCGGTAAGGAACTCCATCTTCCGTTTCAGAAAGTCGTCTGACGGCCGTATCACCAAAGAGGAGTACCCCGGATTCAGGTTCGTACCGCTGATCTATTAGACACTTACTTAACCGCTTCCGCAATGAGGGAAATGGCCACACCGTAGTTGGCGGAGTTGTTGTAGCGTGTGAGCACCCTGAAATTCCGGGTCCCCAGCCAGAGGTCATCATGTGTATTGTTGCGTGTCTTGACGAGGTAGGCCTGGTTCCACGGGAAAGGCCGTGAAGGGGTCACACCTGCTTTTCTGATACTCTTCATGGAGAGCATGCGTTTATGGGAAGTACGAAGTCGCGTGAAGCGTTTACCCCTGTATCTTGCCGGTATGACCGCAGGCATCCCCTTTTTCCATTTGTTCTTGTGCATGAAGCTGGCAATGGAGCCTATGCAGTCCTCTATGTCCCATACACTGGCACCGTCCCCGTCGAAGTCCTTGTTGAAACGGCGTGCTACCGAGGGGACCTGCTGAACACAGCCCATGGCACCGGCAAATGAGCCCTGCAGCTTCGTAATATCATACTTTTTCTCTCTGGCAAAAAGAAAGAGGTGTTTGAGCTCACTTTTGAAGAATTTCTGCATCCGGTTCCGGTGAAAGGCCAGGGTGGCAAGCGCATCGAGTACGTCATAGTCGCCCGTATAGTTCCCGAAACGGCTCTCTACGCCCAGAAAACCCACAATGTAGTCCATATCTACCCCATAGGTACGTTCGGCCTTTTTAAGGGTCCTGTAGTGCTTTCTTTTGAATGCTTTGGCCTCCCTAAAGGTCTCTGGATTGACCACATGCAGTTTGAAACGCTCCCAGCTTCCCACCGTGGTATTCTTTTTGAACTTTCCTGTATAGCGTGCCAGGGTATCCCTGTCGAGTTTTGCATGTCTGAAGACTTTGGTCAGGTAGGTTTCACTGAAGCTATAGCGGGTATGCATCATTCTGATGAAGCGCTGGACATCGGGTTTGGAGAGATAGTCGTATCGGACAGGCGGCCTGTCATCGTTCGCCGCAAGCAGCAATGGGAAGAGGGCGGTCAGTATCAGCAGTTTCAAAAGATTCATATGTTTCCTATATTATTTAGTATTAGATTACTCCAGCAGGTAAATACCTTAGTTTCTGATGCAGTGATTTCGTTCATAATCAAGGCAGATTTTT
The sequence above is drawn from the Sulfurovum riftiae genome and encodes:
- a CDS encoding putative bifunctional diguanylate cyclase/phosphodiesterase, which gives rise to MNRQNFYTFLQKHILLMIGLSLLPGLAYIGLAWLNGIAMPALVWYGLMLLVSWWGWSLYKEYRPEQMSSGDLKNWYLKLMVFFYIIFALWSLIFVLYANEVESRLHYIAIFTQLGAAVVASTLLISDKRLFFPVLVILMLPLVIYFSLIGEWYGYVLSIFSLILWGVLLYASDKSYQMLQKNYYQAQHDALTGLFNRRYFVDYMDHLIKRVQYSQKFAYILLIDLDHFKTINDTLGHEIGDKVLIEVARRIKDFCGKDHLISRLGGDEFTIISEEFEYMEHCREISHTFAKKLLQRLKEPYLIERHHLYLSASIGVNGIGHKSSEARHFIKEADIAMYEAKAQGRDGIIVFNEALAKRVEYHLELERRLYFALEHNEIDLRYQPQMNSSKELVGCEVLVRWRNDKFGFVPPAEFIGIAEKTGLIIELGHYIMEESFKTLQTWDAQGIELEQFSINLSVRQFFNSDFLNQVEALAEKYLSDRTRKKVVFEVTETILIEDMYKIIAIMNKLRRIGISFSLDDFGTGYSSLSSLRQMPIDELKVDRTFVSHINKYESDKLMITTILAMAKIFNLKTVAEGVENEEQFEFLKSNGCNLFQGFYFSKALEHRAFETFYLNNREQRQIEMNEEE
- a CDS encoding NupC/NupG family nucleoside CNT transporter; its protein translation is MQVMMGLMGILVLLAIAVLFSNNRRAISLRTVGGALLLQSFVPAFVLLTDSGAAVLKSISAGVQTVIDSANAGISFLFGPLVSDKMFEVFSGNGFIFALKVLPVIIFFAALMSVLYHLNIMQWVIKVFGGGLHKMLGTSRTESMSAAANIFVGQTEAPLVVKPYIASMTRSELFAIMAGGLASVAGAVLVGYASMGIELDYLIAASFMAAPGGLLMAKILIPETEKPDEVFEEQIVEEMEEEAEAVNVLDAAAIGASSGLKLAANVGAMLLAFIALIALLNLMLGGIGGWFGHGEITMQMILGYLFAPIAYIIGIPWSEAVQAGSLLGQKLVINEFVAYIDFINMKDIFSEHSKAIITVALCGFANLSSIAILLGGLGVLAPSRRQDIAKLGLKAVLAGTLSNFMSATLVGIFLSLSGSAL
- the deoC gene encoding deoxyribose-phosphate aldolase, with protein sequence MTALQHAAKEAIALMDLTTLNEDDTEEKVIKLCRQAHTAAGDTAAVCIYPRFVPVAKKTLQEQGTPHIRVATVTNFPHGGDDVMAAVTETKAAVACGADEVDVVFPYRALMSGNETVGYTLVKACKEACGDVLLKVIIESGELKSPELIQKASEVCIDAGADFIKTSTGKVPVNATLEAAEIMLKVIEKKNRNTGFKAAGGVRDAQTAKAYIDLAKEILGEEWVNASHFRFGASSLLNALLAVLDLGSETESEGY
- a CDS encoding phosphopentomutase — translated: MMRRTVILLLDSFGLGGAEDADRFVGETAEGETFTDMFSNTLGHIAQACFEGKAEKGRSGPLDISSLNRLGIGRACLESSGFFPPGLDESVEPVAAYGYAKERSTGKDTTSGHWEITGVPVKFEWGYFKDKQNSFPPELLDELIERGGIPGVLGNCHASGTTILQELGEEHMATGKPIVYTSADSVFQIACHEETFGLERLYELCILARELVDKYNIARVIARPFIGTDKSNFKRTGNRHDYSVPPPKPTLLEKMKEVGGEVVSVGKISDIFATQGITKAVKATGLEVLFDASLEALNEAGDQTIIFTNFVNFDADFGHRRDVSGYAAALEYFDRRLPEMILSLEDDDLLVLTADHGCDPTWKGTDHTREHIPVIFYGKHVKAGFVGGRESFADIGQTIAEYHGLEPLDAGESFYSEIKL
- the deoD gene encoding purine-nucleoside phosphorylase: MATPHINAERGDFARTVLLPGDPLRAKYIADTFLEDVRQVNDVRNMLGFTGTYKGKEVSVMGSGMGIPSCSIYAKELITEFGVENIIRVGSCGAVSPEVKVRDVIIGMGASTDSKVNRMRFAGHDFAALADYGLLRKAVDAADAAGINVKVGNIFSADLFYTPAPEMFDTMEKYNILGVEMEAAGLYGVAAEFGAKALAILTVSDHIRTGEVTTSEERQSSFNEMIVVALDSLLDQ
- a CDS encoding outer membrane protein OmpK, producing MKRGSLHALIAVFLLLSLPLQAEDPEVMHQLSEVHETGKKVKSKEFLTPNYIFWDISMNYLDWSSGTEQRAKGKTDFSDFVYLELEGGAGWDWGEFYFFADLENPTKSWDNVPTDDRRVVIKPILDVKLGETGLYIHLQDYFLKSKTFFVNNLVPGIAYKYSIECFWIRPFIGPHFQESTFYDGFNGWMAGWVFAYDFRISGQKFSLTNWHEFEWGRDEEHYLYEGEPVGDGRSHGVQGALALWWMPIKEITAGVQYRYNNYKLGLDAYATALIYSLKYNF
- the deoA gene encoding thymidine phosphorylase gives rise to the protein MYLPQEIIRRKRDGKVLSAEEIAFFVKGIADESISEGQVAAFAMAVYFQDMNMDERVALAMGMRDSGTVLEWDSLGLDGPVVDKHSTGGVGDVVSLMLGPMVAACGGYVPMISGRGLGHTGGTLDKFDAIPGYNTSPDNALFRKVVKEVGVAIIGQTGDLAPADKRFYSIRDVTATVESIPLITASILSKKLAAGLDALVMDVKAGSGAFMPDYEGSKALAQSIVAVANGAECRTTALITNMDQVLASSAGNAVEVREAVEYLNGTYRNLRLHDVTMALCTEMLLLGGLAADEVEAKAKLQAVLDSGKAAEVFARMVTALGSPADFMQKYDGYLEKAEIIRPVYAVKEGVVASMDTRRIGLAVVAMGGGRRKPTDSIDYAVGFSDFISLGERADENRPLAMVHARTEAQYEESKARLLAAISIEAECQACEPMVFEKITLEDLS
- the cdd gene encoding cytidine deaminase, with the protein product MNLFSELNNLLENAYAPYSGFHVASIVVTEEGKHYKGVNVESVAYPTTICAERNAIFSAVTEGIRPGEIKEVHILARNEEGSFIPAFPCGACRQVIAEQSLGKAKVYVYASASEVSEHTIETLLPHAFISLT
- the amrS gene encoding AmmeMemoRadiSam system radical SAM enzyme, whose translation is MTYHENMKYYKILKEKERIVCLLCQHYCQLKEGQVGICGVNKNENGELKNLVYGHPVALNVDPVEKKPLYHLLPGTKALSFGTVGCNFKCPFCQNWDISQETHINKQIEVSPERMVDLAFEHGAASIAYTYNEPTIFYPYAKDIGVIARERGLKNIFVSNGFESKEIVEDMPSWLDAANIDLKSWDDAYYKKVLKGGLEGVKDTLRRMVGEGIWVEVTTLIIPGENDSDEDLRGMAEFIANELGRHVPWHLSAFHPDYKMLDKERTKLDTLMRAKKIGQEAGLEYIYLGNVPVHGDTHCPDCGELLIDRTGYSVTVNKLVDGHCPKCNREIEGVWS